A region of Lycium barbarum isolate Lr01 chromosome 1, ASM1917538v2, whole genome shotgun sequence DNA encodes the following proteins:
- the LOC132613063 gene encoding uncharacterized protein LOC132613063 — protein sequence MPLEEAVNLLIRQLAEAREEAARLRATKENATNTEARRPAPTFPNLDLPIPDHFPQTQNGATFQTPLCRSTTYVGNSTHQTPAFQIHAHATACHNPNAYQTPRVAGTPTTRPMQPNVTFQDHITHIDSSLELENVKMFFEARIDKIEKEMGKKIVELEQGSKKKKGLRYSDLCIHPDLGLPKGFKIPKFDHFNGRGNPRAHLRVYFYQLVGSGGNEALLMRLFSRSLSGKAMEWFIWQDISR from the coding sequence atgcctttggaagaggccGTTAACCTTCTAATAAGGCAATTGGCTGAAGCTAGAGAAGAAGCAGCCCGCCTGAGGGCTACAAAAGAAAATGCTACTAACACTGAGGCTAGAAGGCCTGCACCCACTTTCCCAAATTTAGACTTACCAATCCCTGACCATTTCCCACAGACTCAAAATGGagctacttttcaaactccactgTGCCGAAGCACCACCTATGTGGGGAATTCCACCCACCAAACACCGGCTTTCCAAATACATGCTCATGCTACAGCATGTCACAACCCAAACGCTTATCAAACTCCTCGGGTAGCGGGAACTCCTACAACCCGCCCCATGCAACCAAATGTTACTTTTCAAGACCatatcacccatattgactcctcACTAGAACTGGAGAACGTAAAAATGTTCTTTGAAGCTAGAATAGACAAAATCgagaaggagatggggaagaaaatcGTTGAACTAGAGCAGGGCTCCAAGAAGAAAAAAGGGCTgagatactctgatttgtgcatacatccagacTTGGGTTTACCAAAAggtttcaaaattcccaaatttgaccATTTCAATGGGCGGGGCAATCCCAGAGCCCACTTGAGAGTTTATTTCTACCAGTTGGTCGGGAGTGGCGGAAacgaagctttgctcatgagattATTCAGTCGAAGTCTGTCAGGAAAAGCTATGGAGTGGTTCATCTGGCAAGACATTAGTCGATGA